From the genome of Trypanosoma brucei brucei TREU927 chromosome 11 chr11_scaffold01 genomic scaffold, whole genome shotgun sequence:
AAGCTCTTTTCTGATCTCGACAATCTACCTGATTGGCTGTCGAAGGGACTCCAGTCGTCCGGATTTTCATGTACCACCCCCATTCAAAGCTATACTATTCCAGTCCTTGACGAGGGTCACGATATGATCGGCCTGGCTCCTACAGGTTCGGGGAAAACTGTAGCCTTCGCCGTTCCCGCCCTAAAAAAGTTTCAGTGGAGTCCGAACGGTTCACCAAGGATAGTGGTTCTCGCACCAACAAGGGAGCTAGTTCAACAAACTGCGAAAGTGTTCCATCAGTTGAGTTCGGGGAAAGTTCGTGTGTGCGAAGCGTACGGTGGTGCCCCACGTGAAGCGCAGGCCCGTCGGTTGCACAATGGTTGCGATGTTCTCGTGGCGTGCCCAGGTCGGTTGAAGGACTTCTTGCAGAACGGCGACGTGATCTTTGATGAAGTGTCGTTTTTGGTCTTCGATGAGGCTGATCGTCTACTGGACATGGGGTTCAAGGTCCAATTAGACGACATTCTGGGTTACTTTTCGAGCCACCGCCCTGCTCAAACGATGATGTGGTCCGCTACCTGGCCCCCAGTTGTGGAGCAACTGGCCCAAGAGTATCTCTCACAGAATCGCTACGTAATCCGGTCTGGAACTGCCGGAACGGGACTTCAGGTCAACGAGAATATTAAGCAGcacattttctttgctgATGCCCCCGAAGAGCGCGTGAAAACACTTGTTTCTCTCAttaaggaggggaaaattgACGAGAATACCGCTAAGATGATGATATTTGTCGAGCGTCAAACTGACACAGAGAATGCAGCCTACGCGCTGGCCCGTATGTTGGGGATTCATAGCAGATGCATTGGAGTGGTGCACGGCGGGatgcaacagcggcagagGGATCATATAATGGGCATATTCAAGGAAGGACGGATTCGGATACTTGTAGCCACTGACGTGGCCTCTCGTGGACTTGACTTCCCGGATGTAACTTGCGTTGTTAACCTCATAGCCCCCAAGAACATTGACAGCTACTGCCACCGCATTGGTCGGACCGGAAGGGCTGGTCGCACCGGTGAGTCCTTTACCTTTATTGGGCGTTCGGATGGATCTCTGGCGAAGGACTTGATAAATTACCTGGAAAAATGTGGTATGGACGTCCCTCAGCGGTTAGTGGAGTTTGCTGAAGAGCACGCCCAAGGGGAGGAGATAAAGCGTATGAAACGACCGTGGCGCGGTAGGCAGCAGCGTGAGGGGAGGAGCCAGTCGCGGGGTGGTCGTGAGCCGGCACCTCGTGACAGTGGTTGGTAGTTGCTGCGCAGTTTTGTTGCTGTCAGGACTTGTGGTGACTGACATGTTTCTGTCATTTCTACTTTAGCACATTAGTTTCACATAGTGATCCTGGCATATGATGGACCTTCTTTCCTCGTCACTGGTGCGTGAACCCCTTTTCGGTGTGAGCGTAccttttgttcgttttttcaCGTGTGTTATTTCCTAGAGCTTCACATCTGGTGATAGGCTCACGTGGCGTTGTAGTTAAATTCTTTAAGAAACCTGCGAGAGGTATTTCTAAAATAGTACAACACGATGGAAAAATGTTGAAATAAATCTTAAATGAAACGGCACGTTCAAATAAGGAGAAAGGAACTATCAATGACATGTTTATTCGTTAAGCACTAACTTGTCACCGCTTTGTCCACAATGTTTTTCCATCCGAACCAATTTACCACGCGAGGAACTTAGTCAATAAATTTCTAGGCATTGGGGTTTGATTGTGTCATGGCGAGGATAATTGACGTATCCGAGCTGGATTACGCAGCGCACTCCCTTACTCGTGGAGGACTAGTGGCACTTCCCACCGAGACAGTGTACGGCCTGGGTGGCAATGCGCTCGACGAAAGGGCCGTCCAACAGATCTTTGAGGTTAAGGGGAGACCCTCCACTGACCCATTGATTTGCCATGTTCCCGATATCCAGAGAGCGGTGGGACTGTGGGATTCTAATGCTGACCCTGCAGCCCTGGAGGTAGCTAAGTGGATAGGGGATGCAATCTGGCCTGGGCCTTTGACTATCGTGTTTAGGGCGAATTCTGTGCTACCTCCCTCGGTAACAGGGAATTCAGGGTATGTGGGCGTGCGGATACCAAATCACCCCATCGCGCtccagcttctgcaacttgtTAACTTCCCCGTGGCTGCACCAAGCGCCAATACTTTTGGTCATGTTAGTCCTACTACAGCGGAGCATGTCCTTCGCGATTTGGGGGAAAGGTGTCCTTCGCTACTGGTCATTGACGGGGGGCACTCTAACATTGGTATCGAATCAACAGTATTGAAAGTGGCCAGTGCTACAAAGGTTGAAATTTTACGCCGTGGGAAGGTCTCGCTTGCGGATTTACAACAAGTAATATGGAAAAAGTTTGCGTGCCACATCACCGTTAGGGACACCCGGTCATGCCCAGGTACCGTCGATATGGCGATGGACGGACCCGGTCAACTGTTGACCCACTATTCTCCCAGCGTTTTATCGGGTATGTTAACACCTAAGAGTACGAATTGCGAAGTGCATCAGAATGAACTGGACAAGGCTGTTGTAGAACTTCCCTCCACTCCCCCCTTGACAGGGGGAGTTCCGCTAAATCAAACCGTGATAATTGACTTTGGGGGGCTTTTGCAACGTTTTCAGAGGGTTTGCTTGGCATATCGTGATCTCAGCGCTGAGGGTGAGGTACAGCAGGCTTGCTTTGCTGTCTTTGAGGCGTTGCGGTGGAGTGAGACGGTTTCAGGGGCGGGTGtggttttgtttccactAATATCGGAGTGGCCGTGCAAAACGGGTGATGAAGAACTTTTAGCGGCCGTGGAGGATCGCCTCTTCAGGGCTGCCTCCGGTAAGATAGCTAACATTCGCTTCGGATGAACAGTGCCATCATCAAATGACTGCTCTTTTCACTGCACTGTGAGACTTCGGGGGAAAATagtggtattttttttttgagccaaaaggaaaggggggaaagcatTAGGGCACTGCGTCTGATAGCtttgaagaaaaagcaactaTAATTGTGGCAAGTAGGCATGGACGCTTGGTATAAAGATAAAACAAGTATCCTGTTTCTCCCCAAAGTCTTGCTCGTCATTTGTTAACATTCGTTTAAaagttcccttttttatatcttttcaCCTCTCTTAAGCGTTTGTTGGGTCGGTGTCACTTGGTTGAAGGGAGAATAAAGACGCTCGTGACTTCCACCTCGCAATGAGTTTTCACCCTCGGGATGCTTTCATCCTCCACCAAGAATACATACAACGTCTCAACGAAGGAGACGAAGTCGACACATCCGCCGAACAAAAAGTTGAACTGAACCTTCAGAGGCATGCGGATTCCGAGTCTGCAGCGACTGTCACATTTTCTCACGAGGATCATACGCTAGGAAATCCTTTGCGTCACGTGATTATGGAAGACCCGAGTGTGACGAGTGCCGGGTACGCCATTCCGCATCcactagaagcaaaaatgcaactTCATGTTCAGTCAAGTGAGTATGCCGTCGAAACGGTAGCCAAGGGTCTGGAGCGTTTGGCCGCTATTTGCGACGAGACGTTGAAAAGTTTCAACGCTTGCGTGGAGGCCATTTCCGCAGAGGACCCTGAGGGGCACTAGACCGATGTAGCGGTGTTGCTGCTCTGTGCTGAGGGTGATGCTTCCACCCAAGGTGTTTTCACTTTTAGCGGTAGCAGTGCTGGTGTCCGCATCATCGAAAAATATTTCCGGATTATGTCGGTGGGCTTTGTTTTTCATGCATCCGGTTATATAATATTTGGATACGCACTCGGTGTAGAAGCCCCAGTTGTGGTtttcaaataaataaaggagtTTTGAATTCAATATCAAGATATGTTCGCTACCGCAATGTGAGCTGGATCCTTTGAATAATCTAAAACCCCCCAGAGAAGCGGCAAACTGCACGATGCTCTACCGCCTTTTAGTGTTGAGTCGAGAAACTCGTGTGTAACCCAACAAACCTcaatttcctcttccccatttttgttCAATCTCCTTACACGTCTGCGTGATGCATCAACGTAGCTGCCAGCGTTTTTGCGCTACTCCATATTTTGAGAGCGAGTCCGGCTGGTGAAAAGATGAGTGTAACCCTTTCAGAGCCTAAGTCATCTGTCATTGTCAACGGACGTCGTCGCATAACATCAAAGTTTGTCGATGGCGGTGAGATGATTGAGGAATATGACGTCATTACTGATGACCTTCTACTTCGCAAGTACCGCTCAAGGACCACACTTGGAGGGTTTAGCGCTTGGGAAGTTGAGGTGGGAAATGAAGCCTCAACGCGTAACTTGGACAAAGAATTAGTTGTGGAGACAAGTGGCAGCCCAGAAGTGGTAAAACAGGATGCGTTGGAGTTTTATGTGTTCCGCATACGCAATCTTCCATACGCAAAGGAGGTGTTTAGTGTTGCCGTAGAGCATAGCAAACCAACCGATATGGGGGAAATTGTGGTGCGTAcgagcaacaaaaaatacttCAAGAGGCTCTCCATACCTGATATGAACCGACGTAACCTTAAGTTGGATCCTGCTCAACTCTCCTTTGATGTACAgcacaacacgctgattatTCGGTACAAGAAGCCCCTAGTGGTTCTTGCCGCAGAAAGTGCGGCAAAGAAGGAACGAGCCTCGCTCCCAGCGAAACGCATCGATGATGCCGACTCTAGGACCAGTTGCAATCAGCAATAGGGGTGAACCAGCAGCCGATTCCGGGGTGTCGTACATGGCACTTTTCAAACTGTTGTGCGTTTGCTTCGGTGTGCGGTTGCGCATGTCTTAGATTCGCGGCTGGTCACGGAACTCctacttttcccctctttgcATTCGGCATCACCAACTGGACATCCCGGAGAGTTCCTCCCTCTGCGAGGCCGGGATTTATTTTTAACATACGACGTTGTAGCGTCACCTGCCTTTGCCTTTGCATTTCTGTGCTATCTTATTCTTATGTGGGATTCGCTGCTCAGGAGGGATCTACGCCACTAGGTCATAGACAGTAAGGCGTGAGGAGCCGTAGGTAACTAGGAAACGCAGAAGTGGCAAGGTAGCATAGCGACGTTAGTTGGTAGTAGGTAAAAATTCGTTCGCATTAGTTGGGGGCGTTACGTTTGGGATACAAGTGTGGTTTAATAACAAGGCAGAATGATTCGCAAGACTCCACCACGCCTTGTACGCGACCCGGTGCCGACTGACACCAAAGCTTTTTACTCGTGGTTTAGCGGTCAGGCGTATCGGCAGGAACGTGTTATTCCCGGTGGGTACCCCGCCGTCCGCGTGTATCCGGTATATGGTAAGAGATGGTTTACGGGTCGTACTGTAATGGCGATGATTGCTGGGTTTTCGCTTTTCGGTGCTTGGCATCGACCCGAGAAGGAGCGTTACAACATGGAAATGATGATTGAGTGGTCTGAGAGGCAAGCGGCCCACCTTCCATATCAAAAAGCCGAGGTGAACCTACGCTGCCTTATTACTAGCTACAAGCGGCATCGCTACGAACAGGAAAACCTCATCGATAAAGGTTTCGTAGGTCTAACATCGGAATTCCGCAAGTTCTTCTACCACGACGA
Proteins encoded in this window:
- a CDS encoding hypothetical protein, conserved (dsRNA-binding domain), with the translated sequence MARIIDVSELDYAAHSLTRGGLVALPTETVYGLGGNALDERAVQQIFEVKGRPSTDPLICHVPDIQRAVGLWDSNADPAALEVAKWIGDAIWPGPLTIVFRANSVLPPSVTGNSGYVGVRIPNHPIALQLLQLVNFPVAAPSANTFGHVSPTTAEHVLRDLGERCPSLLVIDGGHSNIGIESTVLKVASATKVEILRRGKVSLADLQQVIWKKFACHITVRDTRSCPGTVDMAMDGPGQLLTHYSPSVLSGMLTPKSTNCEVHQNELDKAVVELPSTPPLTGGVPLNQTVIIDFGGLLQRFQRVCLAYRDLSAEGEVQQACFAVFEALRWSETVSGAGVVLFPLISEWPCKTGDEELLAAVEDRLFRAASGKIANIRFG
- a CDS encoding DNA-dependent RNA polymerases, putative, which produces MSFHPRDAFILHQEYIQRLNEGDEVDTSAEQKVELNLQRHADSESAATVTFSHEDHTLGNPLRHVIMEDPSVTSAGYAIPHPLEAKMQLHVQSSEYAVETVAKGLERLAAICDETLKSFNACVEAISAEDPEGH